In Juglans regia cultivar Chandler chromosome 13, Walnut 2.0, whole genome shotgun sequence, the DNA window AACCAAGAGAAATCAGGCCACTCCACGATGTGAGTTCTCAAATATCAGCTCTTCAATTCCacgacactctctctctctctctctctctctctctatatatatatatatatatatatttgataagtatacaaaaaaaaaatcttaataaatTTCATGGCCGTCCTGTATTATTAACAACATAAAATTTGAGACAAAAAAGCCTCTCATGCAATCAGAAGTTCAGAGGGACTGCAGAGCAAGAATCCAATAGGGCAGAAAGAATTCAGCTGTACAAACAACATGAGAAAACCAAGCCGTACAACCTATAGTAAAATTCTATATCAATTTCTATAGGAAACCAAAAAGACGTTTGTCTTAtggatacattttttttttataaatattgtctTATGGATACATCATTGCTTacttactatttacaaatcttTAGTACATGATTCCTTTATTTGTTGTTcactatttttatatatcacaAAATGTTTCATATACGATTCCAGCAGTCAATATCTCCCTTATAATAGGGTTATGCCTATTATCATcgataaaattattgtttactGACCTATCAAAAAACatttactgaaaaaaaaaaccaacagtCAATATCAAGTCACAACAATGGTTACCCAAGAAACAACGAAGAGTCATCCACTAGAAAAGCACCTATACTCGCAAAAGCATGAATGGACATCATGGACTTAAATCAGGTATTCGTTAAGGAAGTAGAGATTTGCTGTATTCTCTCATGAATTGAAACTCTCTTCACTCCACTAAATTGCAACTGccaaaaaattttagaattgaaaTAAGACAATGACCTTTTATTTATAAGCACGAAATACTACAACAAAGTACTTTCAGCATATTGACGCGTGATATTCATAATTCAACCCACCGTTGGAAGACTGATACAAAGAGGGCCTTCAAAAAATCATGGTAAATCACTATATTCCAAACAAGAGCAACATACTGACCAAGAGTATAGTTACAATATCGTTAAGCACTCATTCTAAAtgtccaaaaagaaaaaaatttaaaatttttaaaaaaaaaaaaaaaaaactcaactcggTCTCTGGAACATCACAAGcaacaaaatttttgttttttttattttgattagtCACAAGCAACAGAAAATACATCCTACAGAGATTGTCAGAACAACATGCAACAAAGAAATTGATCGCTAGGGTAAACAATGCTACATCCGTGTCCTATAAGTCCATTAACAAGCCAGGGAAACATGTGTGGCTAATTACAATGGAAGCACATTTAGGATTTTAAACTAAAAACCAAACAGTGCTATTTGAGGGGGGGGTACGGTGTTTTCTCCTACCTATTGACTTCCGGACGGACCTCGAAATGATCTATTCCCACAACCAGAAGCTTGAAGAAGAACAGCACAGCACAGCACAGCACTGAAATGTAGTGGAGATTGTCCTTGACTAGGAGCAACTTATAAGTAGAGTCCAGCAGCCCAGGATTGATTAACCATCACAAGAGATTGCTTTTGATTTCCGGTTTCTCCTACAATACTTTAACGGATATCTATCAGGCTCTCCGTTGTATCGTTTATCCTTGGGCATGGTCAGTTTGTGTTGTTGATGAGAAGATCGGTTTGCAGAGTCCATACTATTATCATCTCCATTTGAGTTTGAAACCTTAATGGAACAGCTCCCCTCTCCCTCCATTCGCACACCCAGAATCCCAAACTCAGAGTCACACCTCATTTGGCATTCACCATCCTTGACACCACTCGTCTCAATCTTTCCAACTGACTTTAGACAATTGACATTCATGGAAGAACCACCGTCCAAAGACCCGGCACATACCACAGGTTCCAAAACACTTCTATCAGGTTCAAGCTTCCCACAAACACCAGGATACCCCGAGCGTGACCCTCCAACCAACGAATCACCTTTGTTCTCCCACAAGTTCCTTGAAATCCTAGGCGAGCTATTCATCGCCCGGTGCAACTGAAACGCCAGTTCTGCATCATCAACATTCTGCACCTTCTCCCCATTCTCATCTCTACTGGCGACAAAATCCAGAGCATTAGTCGCCAACTCTCCCGCTCTCCTCGCCACTACTGCTTTCCTCACGGCCTCCACTCTGGCCTTAGCAGCCTCTTCAATCTTCTTCTTAGCCACGCTATTTGCATTTTCCGCCACATCTTTCAACGACTTCGCACCGTCCAAAATCCTAGAATCTCTCGCTTTACCACCACTCCTGTCCCTCCTCCTAATCTTCCTACCCCCCAAAAGCGCTCTGGACAAAGCTATCGGCTTGGGCACCCAACAGTCCACACAAACCGAAAACTCCTCGCCGGAACACGAATACGACCACGGCGCCACGCTtcgatattttttaaaacaatctcTATGAACGCGTCGGTTGCATTCGCCGCAACAGAAACACTCGGCAGCCAAGGTTTCTTGGAAA includes these proteins:
- the LOC109007073 gene encoding uncharacterized protein LOC109007073 yields the protein MKIRKQHQETSDNINKPSTSSTSSSSSSFALSPRKRLLSGSPKPNNAPAPCRSRSRSRSRSRSPTISDHPHPALKKTRDLPNLSQCHACGFRTDTGNGKQRLQTLYSEWRIVLLCKKCAVRVESSEICSYCFQETLAAECFCCGECNRRVHRDCFKKYRSVAPWSYSCSGEEFSVCVDCWVPKPIALSRALLGGRKIRRRDRSGGKARDSRILDGAKSLKDVAENANSVAKKKIEEAAKARVEAVRKAVVARRAGELATNALDFVASRDENGEKVQNVDDAELAFQLHRAMNSSPRISRNLWENKGDSLVGGSRSGYPGVCGKLEPDRSVLEPVVCAGSLDGGSSMNVNCLKSVGKIETSGVKDGECQMRCDSEFGILGVRMEGEGSCSIKVSNSNGDDNSMDSANRSSHQQHKLTMPKDKRYNGEPDRYPLKYCRRNRKSKAISCDG